CGAGCGCGGTAATGGCCGCCCGGTCTTTGCCGTCGAACTTGGCGGGTCGTCCTGGATGCGGCGCATCGAAGAGCGCCGCATCCAGGCCTCCCAGGGCAAAGCGCTTCCGAGTCGCTTGCACCATCTGGACGCTGATTCCAAGGGCTTCTTTGATGTCTGAGTCGGTAACCCCTCGGTGCACCATCAGCAGAATCCGGGCGCGGGTCATGACCCGCGCCTTGCCACTTCCCCTCGACGTCATGCCTCGCAAAGTGTGTTCCTGCTCAGCACTCAACACCACTGGGTAGCGAAGAGAACGACTCATACCTCACTATGACAAATTGGAAAACGCTGTAGTAGGCGGGATGGTTGGTCATGAAGAGGGCCGCCCGGTCGCCGGGGCGCAGGCCATACTCCTCGCGCAGCGTGCGGGCGAGCCGGGCGGCGCGCTCCGCGAACCCGCCGTAGGTCCGCACGAGTTCGGTGCCGTGCAGAATCGCCGGGCGCTCCGGATGCGTGCGGGCCGTGCGCGCCAGGAAATGTGCGAGGTTCACCGCGCGCGCTCCAGCACGCTGACGTAGTTGGCGACTGCCGAGCCGCCCATGTTGAAGACCCCGGCGAGCTCGGCGCGCGGCAGCTGCATCTCGCCGGCTTCTCCGCACAGCTGCATCGCGCTCAGGACGTGCATGGAGACGCCGGTCGCGCCGATGGGATGCCCCTTGGCCTTCAGGCCCCCCGAGACGTTGACCGGCAGCCGCCCGTCCGGGTACACCGTGCCCTCGTCGAGCGCCCGCACGCCCTGGCCGGGGGCAGTCAGGCCCATCGCCTCGTAGGTCAGCAGCTCAGCGATGGTGAAGCAGTCGTGAATCTCGGCAAAGGAGAGGTCGCCGACCTCGCAGCCGGCGGCCCCGAGCGCCTGCGCCCAGGCCCGGCGGGGACCTTCAAAGGAGGCCGGGTCCCGGCGCGACATCGGCAGGTAGTCGCTCACCTGTGCCCGCGCCCGGAAACGCACCGCGCGGGAGAAGTCCGCCGCCCGGTCGGCGCGGGTCAGCACGAGCGCGGCGGCCCCGTCCGACACCAGCGAGCAGTCGGTCATCCGCAGCGGGTCGGCGATCATCGGGTTTTTCTCGGACACCTGGTCGCAGAACTCGACGCTCAGGGCTTTACGCATCTGCGCGAACGGGTTACGCACGCCGTTGGCGTGGTTCTTGGCGGCGATCCGCGCGAGGGCTCGGCGCTGATCGCCCCAGCGCGCGAAGTGGTCGCGGGCCACCTGCGCGAAGATGCCGGGGAACGTGAGTCCGTGCGCCGCCTCCTCGCGGACATACGACGCGTGGCTGAGCGCCTGCGTGACCTCCGGCCCGGAGCGCGCCGTCATCTTTTCCGCACCGATCACCAGCGCCGTGTCGATCCTCCCCGCCTCGATCGCGTCGCAGGCGGCATACAGCGCCGCGGCCCCCGACGCGCAGGCGTTCTCCACCCGCGTCGCCGGTGCCCAGCGCAGGTCGTCGTCGGCCTGAAGCGCCAGCGAGGAGCAGAAGTTCTCCGGCACGAGCCCGCCGCCGAGGTGGCCGAGCCAGACGCCGCCGATCTCGCGCGCCGGCACGCCGGCATCGCCGAGCGCCGCGCGCGCCGCGCGGGTGATCATCGTTTCGAGGTCGAGGTCCGCGTGCCGGCCAAAGGGCAAGTGCGCCCAGCCGACGATCACGGGGCAAAGGGAAGTGGTCACGGTGCCTCCTGGAAGGACGCTCGCCCCCGGCCCGGCGCCGGGAACAGGCTCACTTCACTGTAGACAGAACGCGTTACGCGCCCGTGACATGGGGGGAGCGGAGCGTCAACCAGCCGCCGGAAAAGCCGAGCAGTACGAACCCCGCGAGCACCGCCGCGCTCGCCGGAGCCCAGGGCCAGCCCGCCAGCGCCGCGCCTATTCCGGCGAGGGCCACCCCCGTCAGGCTCACGGCGAGCGGGCGGAAGACCGGCGCCTGAAACGCGCGGGCAAAGGGCCAGAAATGCAGCCCCACAACCAGAATCACCCACAGGATCGTGACTTCCGGCAAGCCGGCCCGCCGGAGCGCCCAGGCCCCCAGCGGAAAGGCCAGAATCATCAGGCCCACGCTCAGCCCGTACACCCGCCATGCCTGTCTGGAAGGACGCGTCCCAGCCGGCAGCGCGTCCGGGCGCCGCAGCCGCACCAGCGCCGCGAGAAAGGCCGCCGCGCCCAGGGCCGGCAAGATCCAGGACCACGGAAGCGGCAGGGTGGCGGCATTGACGAGCACGAAGCTGAGCCCGCCTATGGCCGCGATGAGCGCTCCGAGGCGGGCTCCTGAGGGTCTGGTTCTCACACCGGGCAGTGTGGCATGGGAGGAGCCGCGCGGGGTCCAGCCGCTCCCGTGGCCCGGCGCGGTGTAACGCCGCTGTGACGCCCCCGGCGTAGGCTGGTCGGCATATGAAAAAGCGACTGATGTCGGGCCTCGCGCTGGCCCTTTGCGGAATCCTGTCGAGCGCCTCGGCGGTCAAGGTGGGCGTCTTGCTGCCGCTGACCGGCGCCAACAGCGTCGGCGGCCAGGCGGCCAGAAACGGCTACCTGCTCGCGCAGGAGGAGATCAACAAGGCAGGCGGCGTCCTCGGCAAACCGCTCGAACTCGTCTTCGCCGACGATGGCAACGCGCCGGCCAAGGCGGTCCCCGAGTTCGTGAAGCTCGCTACCGTCGAGAAGGTGGACTTCATGGCGGGCGGCCTGAGCAGCGCCACCTCGATCGCGGTGAGCGGCCCCGCCAAGCAGTACAACACCTTCATGAACTGGATCGGCGCGGCGGCGATTCCGGTCGAGGACGCCTTCGCCGACCACAAGTATTTCTTCCACTACCACCCCTGGTCCTACCACAACACCGAAGCGATCCTGAACCTCTTCAAGTTCGTCAAAACCACCCAGAAGGTCAACAAGATCGCCATCGCCTATGAGGACGGTCCCTTCGGCAGCGCCGGCATTGACGCTTTCGTGGACGCCTACAAGAAGGCCGGCTTCGACGTGGTGCTCGTCGAGAAGTTCAAGGCCGGCAGCGCCAACTTCGGCCCGCTGGTGTCCAAGGCCAAGGCCGCCAAGCCCGACATGCTGCTGTGGATCGGCTTCGACACCGACGCCCTGCCGCTCGCCACCGAGATCAAGCAGCAGAAGCTCGACGTGGGCTTCGTCTACGGCGCGCCGCCCTCGTGGCCGGTGGGGTTTGACAAGAACGCGCTCTCGGCAGGCATGGCCGGCGCGACGATGTGGCTGCCCACCACCCCCAACAAGGAAAGCCGCGCCTTCGTCGCCGCCTACCGCAAGAAGTTCGGCAACATGACTGAGGAGTACTTCGCGCCGCTCGCCTACGTGAGCCTCAAGTCGCTCGCCGCCGCGATCAACCGCGCCAAGACCACCGACAAGGACAAGGTGGCCGCCGAACTCGCCAAGACGAAGATGGCGACGCCCTTCGGGCCGCTGACCTTCAAGCCGAGTCTCAAGACGAAATACCAGGGCTTCACCGGCAGCAACTGGTCGCACTTCCAGTTCCAGGGCTCCGACCGCTACGTGGTCTTCCCGCTGAAGACGGCGAGCAAGAAACTCATCTGGAACAGATAAACCCTGCGCCCGTAGCCCGCGCCCTGCCGGGAGAGCCTGGCGGCGCGGGCGCCCTCTTGACCCTGCTGGAGGTGAGATGGACCTTTTTCTGCAAACCCTCGTGAACGGCCTGCTTCAGAGCGGCATCTACGCGCTCGTCGCTGCCGGGCTCGCGCTCGCGGTGGGCGTGGTGGGCATCGTGAACTTCGCCCACGGCGAATTCCTGATGATCGGGGCCTTTATGGCCTGGGCAGCGAGCGCGCTGCTTGGCCTCGATCCGTTGCTGTCGCTGCCCTTCGTCGCGCTCGCCGTGTTCGGGGTTGGGGCGCTGACCTACCGCGTCAGTATCCGGCACGTGCTGCTCGCGCCCGAGCTCAACCAGATGCTGCTCACCTTCGGGCTGAGCATCCTGCTGCAAAACCTCGCGCTGATGTTTCTCGGCGGCAATACCCGCACCGTCAGCGTGCCGTATCAGGCGAGCTCACTCTCGCTCGGTGAACTCAGCATCGGCGGCCCCAAGGCGATCGCGTTTCTGTTCGCCGCCGCCATCCTCGGGGCGCTGTACTTCGTCCTCTACCGCACCACCCTCGGCAAGCAGATGCGCGCGGTCGCGCAAAACCGCCGGGGCGCCCAACTGATCGGCATCCACGTGGACCGGGTGTACCTGCAAGCCTTCGGGGTGGCGAGTGCGCTCTCGGCGGTGGCGGGCGTGCTCGTCGCCGTGCTGTTGTTCGCCAGTCCGACGGTCGGGCTGGTGTTCGCCCTCAAGGCGTTCGCGATCATTGTGATGGCGGGCCTCGGCAACCTGACCGGGGTGCTGTGGGCGTCGGTGGTCCTCGGGCTCTCCGAGGCGCTCGTGCAGACCTACGTACCGGGCGGCGGTGGCTGGAGCGACGCCGTGTTCTTTCTGATGATCTTCGCCACGCTGGTGTGGCGCTCGTACCGGGGGGCGCGGTGACCGCCCGGCCTGCCGGGGCCGCGCCGCGCCGCGCGCCCGAGTTCCAGGCGGCGTATTTCATTCCGCTCGCGATTTTTTTCCTGCTCGCCCTCGCCTTTCCCTTTCTCCCGCTCGGCGACCGGCGCGACTTCCTGCTTCAGATCGGCTTTTTCACGCTGGTCGCCAGCATCATGGCGCTGTCGTGGGACATCCTGGCGCGCAGCGGGCAGGTCTCGCTCGCGCACGCGGCCTTTTACGGCCTCGGGGCCTACGGCTACGCGCTGCTGCTGAAAGTCGGGGTGCCCTGGGGGCTCGCCATGCCGCTGTCTACCCTGATCGCCGGGCTCTTCGGGCTCTTGCTCGGCGCCGTCACGATGCGCCTGAACGGGATGTACTTCGCGATTGCCACCCTCGCCTTTACCGAGGTGATCCGGACCGTGATCCAGAACCTCCCCGAAAGCGTCGCGGGCGGCGCCAACGGGCTGCTCGTGCCGGCGCTGCTCGGCGGCAACGGGCAGGCGCAGTACCTCTTCGCGCTCGGCGCCCTGCTGCTCACGGTTGTGGTGAGCCTCGCGGTGCGGCTGACCCGGCTGCACCACGCCTTTTCCGCGATCCGGCAGGGCGAGGAGACCGCGCGGGTGCTCGGGGTGTCGGTCGTGCGCTACAAGTTGATCGCAATCTTCATCTCCAGCGTGCTCGCCGCGCTCGCCGGGGTGCTGTACGCGGGCAAGACCTTTTTCATCAATCCGCTCGAGACGTTTTCCATCGCCAACTCGATCGCGCCGCTGACCACCTCGATCTTCGGCGGGCTCTACACCACGCTCGGCCCGGTGCTCGGCGCCACGATTCTGCGCGTGGCGGAAGAACTGCTGCACTCGGTCGTCAAAAACGGCTACCTCGTCGTCTACGGTCTGGTGTTGATGCTGAGCATCCTGTGGCTGCCGCGCGGCATCACCCACCTGCTGCGGCGCGGGCGCAAGGGAGGCGACCTGTGAGCGGCCCCTCTCCCGACGTCGTTCTGCGAGCCCAGGGCCTCACCAAACGCTTCGGCGGGCTGCTGGCCGTGCAGAACGTGAGTTTCACCCAGTACTCGGGCGAGGTTCTTGCGGTGATCGGCCCGAACGGGGCGGGCAAGACGACGCTGCTCAACCTGCTCTCGGGCGTGTACCGGCCCACGAGCGGGCGGCTCGAACTGCTCGGCCAGGACGTGACCGCGCTCTCGATGGAGGGGCGCTGTCACCTGGGCTTAGGCCGCGCCTTCCAGATCGTGCGCCCCTTTCCCGAGATGACGGTGCTCGAAAACGTGACGGTGGGCGCGCTGTTCGGCCAGGCCGGCACCCGGCTCCCCGAGGCGCGCGAGCGGGCCTACGAACTCCTGGAGCGCACCGGCCTCGCCGCGCACGCCGACAAGGAGGCGCACGAGCTGACGCTGCTGCAAGACAAGCGTCTGGAGGTCGCCCGCGCCCTCGCCACCCGGCCCCGCGTGCTGCTGCTCGACGAGGTGATGGCGGGACTGCGCCCGGCCGAGGCGCAGGAAGCCGTCGCCCTCGTCCGCAGCGTGCGCGACTCGGGCATCAGCGTGCTGTTTATCGAGCACATCATGCCGGTGGTGCGTGACCTCGCCGACCGGGTGGTCGTGATGGACCAGGGCCAGGTGCTCGCGGAAGGCACCTACCGCGAGGTGACGGCCAATCCGCAGGTGGTGGCGGCCTACCTCGGCACCGAAACGGAGTTGCAGGCATGAGTCAGCGCATTCAAGGACAGGAACTCGTGATCGGGGGCCTCGCCGCCGGTTACGGCAAGGTGCAGGTGCTCTGGGACGTGTCGCTGCGCGTCGGCCCTGGCGAGTTCGTCGCCATGATCGGCGCGAACGGGGCCGGGAAGACGACCACCCTGCGTGCCGTGAGCGGCGTGGTGAGGCCGGGCGCAGGCCGCATCACCCTCGGCGGGCGCGACATCACCCGCGCCTCTCCCAGCGAGATCGTCGCCCTTGGGCTCGGGCACGTTCCGGAAGGCCGCGAACTGTTCCCGCACATGACGGTGCTGGAAAACCTCGAACTTGGCGCCGCGCTGCGCCCCGAAGCCCGCGCCGCGCAGCAAAGTACTCTCGAGCACGTCTATTCCCTGTTCCCGCGCCTCTCCGAGCGCGCCTCGCAGCTCGCCGGCACCCTGTCGGGCGGCGAGCAACAGATGGTGGCGGTGGGCCGCGCCCTGATGGGCCGCCCCAGCGTGCTCGTGGTGGATGAGCCCAGCCTGGGCCTCTCGCCGCTGATGACCCAGACGGTGTTCGGAGCGTTGAAAGCCGTGAACGAGGAAGGCGTGAGCGTGCTGCTCGTCGAGCAGAACGTGGGCCTGAGCCTGCGACTCGCCGCGCGCGCCTACGTGCTCGAAAACGGGCAGGTCGTGAAAGAAGGCAGCGGCGCGCAGCTGCTCGCCGACCCGGCGGTGCGGGAGGCGTACCTGGCGCTGTAAGGGCTTGCCCTCCCCCCGGATCGCCCCTTGCCCCTGGTCCCGGAGCCCTCGCTGGCCCCCCCCGGGACCCCTTGCTTTCCCAGGACTCCTGCTTGCCCCGGAACCCTTGCTAGCATCGCCGCGTGACGACCTCCTGGCGCGACCTGACTTCTGCCCGGCGGGCGCGGCCCCCGGCGGTGCGCGGGGTGCTGGAGCGCGAGCGGCTGGTGCGGCTCTTCGCCTCCGCCCGGTTGCTCGTCCTCGTCGCGCCGGCGGGCTTCGGCAAGACGACGGCGGTGGCCGCGCCCTGGGCCGCGCAGCCTGGGGACCGCGCCTGGCTGACCCTCGACGCCGACGACACGGACCCGCAGGTGCTCGCCGCCTCGCTCGCGCTGGCGGCCGAGGCGCTGCCGGGGGGTGCGGCGGTGGGGGCGTTGCTGGACGCGGGGGCCTCGCCGCGCCGGGTGGCGGCCCGCTTCTCCGACGTGCTCGACGCCTGCTCGGGCCTGCTGGTGCTCGACGACGCGCAGCACCTCGCGCACCCCCTCACCGTGGACCTGCTGCGCGAGCTGCTCGACAGCGGACGCGGGCGGGTGGCGCTGCTCTCGCGCGTGCCGTTGCCTCCTGCCGAACTTGCGCCCTTCGAGGCGGCGGGCGAGGTCCTGACCCTCTCGACCGCCGACCTGGCGTTTACCCCGCAGGAGATCGCGCAGGTCTTCGCGCGTCAGGGCGCGGCGCTCTCGCCCGAGGAGCAGACGCTCGCACACGCGCTCACCGAGGGCTGGCCCATCGCCGTGCGCTTTCTCGCTCAGGCGTTCGCGCAGGGCCGGGTGCGCCTCGCGGACCTGGGGGACTTCACAGGCTTCGGAGACGCGGACGCGCCGCTCGGCACCCTCTTTGCCTACCTCGCGCAGGAGGTGCTCGGGCCGCTCGCCCCGCCGCTGCGCGACCTGCTCACGCGTGGCAGCGTTTTCGAGGACCTCACGCCCGCGCTGCTCGGGGACGTGCTCGGGGAGACGCGCGCCGCCGAACTGCTTGAAGCGCTCGCTGCGGGGGGCACCTTTCTCACCCGCGCCGGGGCCGGGGTCTACCGCGCCCACCCCCTGCTGCGTGCCCACCTGCGCGCCGAACTTCCGGAAGAGGAAGCCGCCCGCATCGCGGCGCGTGCCGCCGAGCACTTCGAGCGTCAGGGTCAGCCGCGCCGCGCGCTGAGTGCCCACCTGCAGGCGGGCAATGGCGCGCGGGCGGCGGCGCTGCTCGCCCGGCGCGGGCAGGGCTGGCTCGAATCCGGGCGGGTGCTGCTCGTGCAGCGCAGCCTCGCGCGGTTGCCGCGCGCCGAGTGGACCCCCGAACTCCACGCGCTCGCCGGCGACGCCCTGCGCCTGAGCTCGCGCTACGACGACGCGCGGCGCGAGTACGCCCAGGCCCCGGCGCTGGAGCGGGCCCTCGGGGAGGTGCGGGTGGCGCTCGACACTGTGCAGCCGGCCCTCGGCTGGGCGCCGCTGGGAGAGGCGGGGAGGCTGGCGACCGGCGAGCAGCTCGGCGAGGTGCAGCGCCTGCGCGCCGAGAATCTCCTGAATGCCGGACAGCTGGCCGCCGCTGTCGAACTCGAGCCGGCCCTCGCGCGCGGCGCCCGCTACGCCCTGCGCTCGGGGGACATCGCGCGCGCGCTCGAGCTGGCCCGGCACGCCGCGCAGGGTGAGACCGGTGGGGCACGCGCCGCGCAAAACCACCGCGAGGGGCTGCTGCTGGCGAGCTTCCTGGCGGCGATGACCGGGGACGCGCCGGCCGCGGGGGCCTACGCCGAGGCCGGGCAGCGCGAGGGTGAGCGGCTCGGCAGCCGCTTCGTGCGTTCGCTGGCGCTCGCGCGGCTGGGGCACGCCCGACTGCTCGCCGGAGACGAGGCCGCCGCCCGCGCCGCTTACGACCAGGCCCGGGCGCTCGCGCAGGACGTGACCCCCAGGCTGCACGTCGAGCCTCTGATGGGCCTGACCTACCTCGCCGCCCGGAGCGGCCAGGCAGACGAGTCCCGCGCGCTGCGGGCCCAGGCCTTGTCGCAGACGAGCGGGGACGCCTACATGGCCGGGCTCGTTCACCTGCTCGCGGCGCTCGGGGCGGTGCAATCGGGGCACGCGCAGTCGGGGAATGGGCAGTCGGGGCATGGGGCAGAGGCCGAAGCTGACTTCGGGGCCGCGCACAGCCTGTTTGAAAGCTGCGGCGACCGCTTCGGGCTGGCCGCGGCCAGCTTGGGCCGCTTCGCGGCGGATCCAGTGGGAGAGAGCGCGGCCCAGGCCGCCGAGGCCGCGCGCCTCTACCCCTTTCTCCTTGAGCGCGCCAGCCTCTGTTCTCCCTTTCAGGACCGCTCCCGCCGCGCGGCGCTGCTCGCCCGGCTCGCCCAGGCCCGGCCTGAGGTGCGCGGTGCCCTGAGGCCGCTGGCCCGCGCCCTCGGGTACGCCGAGGTCCCGCCGCCCGCGCTCACGCCCGGCTTCGAGGTCAGGGTGCAGGTGCTCGGGCGGGTCTCGGTCACCCGCAGCCACGAGGCGCGCGCGCGCGAATGGGGCCGGGCCAAGGCGCGCGACCTGCTCCTGCTGCTCGCCGTGACTCCCGCTGGCCTCGCCCGCGACGCGGCGCAGGAGCTGCTGTTTCCTGGCGCCGAGCCCGGCGTGGGCGAGCGCAACTTCCGCGTGACGCTGCACGCGCTCGGGCAGGTGCTCGAAGAGGGTGCCGAGAGCGGGGTGTTTCTCGGGCGCGGCGACTGGATCGAGCTCAGGGCGGGGCCGGACCTGCATGTCGATCTCTGGGAGGCACAGGACCTCCTCGCGCGGAGTGCCGGGACTCCTGGGCGCCTGGAAGCGCTGCTCACCCTTCCCGCCCAGCTCGCCGACA
The genomic region above belongs to Deinococcus reticulitermitis and contains:
- a CDS encoding transcriptional regulator, with the translated sequence MTTSWRDLTSARRARPPAVRGVLERERLVRLFASARLLVLVAPAGFGKTTAVAAPWAAQPGDRAWLTLDADDTDPQVLAASLALAAEALPGGAAVGALLDAGASPRRVAARFSDVLDACSGLLVLDDAQHLAHPLTVDLLRELLDSGRGRVALLSRVPLPPAELAPFEAAGEVLTLSTADLAFTPQEIAQVFARQGAALSPEEQTLAHALTEGWPIAVRFLAQAFAQGRVRLADLGDFTGFGDADAPLGTLFAYLAQEVLGPLAPPLRDLLTRGSVFEDLTPALLGDVLGETRAAELLEALAAGGTFLTRAGAGVYRAHPLLRAHLRAELPEEEAARIAARAAEHFERQGQPRRALSAHLQAGNGARAAALLARRGQGWLESGRVLLVQRSLARLPRAEWTPELHALAGDALRLSSRYDDARREYAQAPALERALGEVRVALDTVQPALGWAPLGEAGRLATGEQLGEVQRLRAENLLNAGQLAAAVELEPALARGARYALRSGDIARALELARHAAQGETGGARAAQNHREGLLLASFLAAMTGDAPAAGAYAEAGQREGERLGSRFVRSLALARLGHARLLAGDEAAARAAYDQARALAQDVTPRLHVEPLMGLTYLAARSGQADESRALRAQALSQTSGDAYMAGLVHLLAALGAVQSGHAQSGNGQSGHGAEAEADFGAAHSLFESCGDRFGLAAASLGRFAADPVGESAAQAAEAARLYPFLLERASLCSPFQDRSRRAALLARLAQARPEVRGALRPLARALGYAEVPPPALTPGFEVRVQVLGRVSVTRSHEARAREWGRAKARDLLLLLAVTPAGLARDAAQELLFPGAEPGVGERNFRVTLHALGQVLEEGAESGVFLGRGDWIELRAGPDLHVDLWEAQDLLARSAGTPGRLEALLTLPAQLADTDLGAAQREAAAYERALPEALAAEARAALGAGQDEAAFQAAQRALDLDPASEDAAAVLMRAYHLRRQAVGVQRVYAALTEALAELGLSPSPEFQILRQVLGGEGGPSPSTRLSSTRL
- a CDS encoding helix-turn-helix domain-containing protein gives rise to the protein MSRSLRYPVVLSAEQEHTLRGMTSRGSGKARVMTRARILLMVHRGVTDSDIKEALGISVQMVQATRKRFALGGLDAALFDAPHPGRPAKFDGKDRAAITAL
- a CDS encoding acetyl-CoA acetyltransferase; this translates as MTTSLCPVIVGWAHLPFGRHADLDLETMITRAARAALGDAGVPAREIGGVWLGHLGGGLVPENFCSSLALQADDDLRWAPATRVENACASGAAALYAACDAIEAGRIDTALVIGAEKMTARSGPEVTQALSHASYVREEAAHGLTFPGIFAQVARDHFARWGDQRRALARIAAKNHANGVRNPFAQMRKALSVEFCDQVSEKNPMIADPLRMTDCSLVSDGAAALVLTRADRAADFSRAVRFRARAQVSDYLPMSRRDPASFEGPRRAWAQALGAAGCEVGDLSFAEIHDCFTIAELLTYEAMGLTAPGQGVRALDEGTVYPDGRLPVNVSGGLKAKGHPIGATGVSMHVLSAMQLCGEAGEMQLPRAELAGVFNMGGSAVANYVSVLERAR
- a CDS encoding AMP-binding protein, coding for MNLAHFLARTARTHPERPAILHGTELVRTYGGFAERAARLARTLREEYGLRPGDRAALFMTNHPAYYSVFQFVIVRYESFSSLPSGVEC
- a CDS encoding ABC transporter substrate-binding protein, with the protein product MKKRLMSGLALALCGILSSASAVKVGVLLPLTGANSVGGQAARNGYLLAQEEINKAGGVLGKPLELVFADDGNAPAKAVPEFVKLATVEKVDFMAGGLSSATSIAVSGPAKQYNTFMNWIGAAAIPVEDAFADHKYFFHYHPWSYHNTEAILNLFKFVKTTQKVNKIAIAYEDGPFGSAGIDAFVDAYKKAGFDVVLVEKFKAGSANFGPLVSKAKAAKPDMLLWIGFDTDALPLATEIKQQKLDVGFVYGAPPSWPVGFDKNALSAGMAGATMWLPTTPNKESRAFVAAYRKKFGNMTEEYFAPLAYVSLKSLAAAINRAKTTDKDKVAAELAKTKMATPFGPLTFKPSLKTKYQGFTGSNWSHFQFQGSDRYVVFPLKTASKKLIWNR
- a CDS encoding branched-chain amino acid ABC transporter permease; its protein translation is MDLFLQTLVNGLLQSGIYALVAAGLALAVGVVGIVNFAHGEFLMIGAFMAWAASALLGLDPLLSLPFVALAVFGVGALTYRVSIRHVLLAPELNQMLLTFGLSILLQNLALMFLGGNTRTVSVPYQASSLSLGELSIGGPKAIAFLFAAAILGALYFVLYRTTLGKQMRAVAQNRRGAQLIGIHVDRVYLQAFGVASALSAVAGVLVAVLLFASPTVGLVFALKAFAIIVMAGLGNLTGVLWASVVLGLSEALVQTYVPGGGGWSDAVFFLMIFATLVWRSYRGAR
- a CDS encoding ABC transporter ATP-binding protein translates to MSGPSPDVVLRAQGLTKRFGGLLAVQNVSFTQYSGEVLAVIGPNGAGKTTLLNLLSGVYRPTSGRLELLGQDVTALSMEGRCHLGLGRAFQIVRPFPEMTVLENVTVGALFGQAGTRLPEARERAYELLERTGLAAHADKEAHELTLLQDKRLEVARALATRPRVLLLDEVMAGLRPAEAQEAVALVRSVRDSGISVLFIEHIMPVVRDLADRVVVMDQGQVLAEGTYREVTANPQVVAAYLGTETELQA
- a CDS encoding branched-chain amino acid ABC transporter permease, which translates into the protein MTARPAGAAPRRAPEFQAAYFIPLAIFFLLALAFPFLPLGDRRDFLLQIGFFTLVASIMALSWDILARSGQVSLAHAAFYGLGAYGYALLLKVGVPWGLAMPLSTLIAGLFGLLLGAVTMRLNGMYFAIATLAFTEVIRTVIQNLPESVAGGANGLLVPALLGGNGQAQYLFALGALLLTVVVSLAVRLTRLHHAFSAIRQGEETARVLGVSVVRYKLIAIFISSVLAALAGVLYAGKTFFINPLETFSIANSIAPLTTSIFGGLYTTLGPVLGATILRVAEELLHSVVKNGYLVVYGLVLMLSILWLPRGITHLLRRGRKGGDL
- a CDS encoding ABC transporter ATP-binding protein, giving the protein MSQRIQGQELVIGGLAAGYGKVQVLWDVSLRVGPGEFVAMIGANGAGKTTTLRAVSGVVRPGAGRITLGGRDITRASPSEIVALGLGHVPEGRELFPHMTVLENLELGAALRPEARAAQQSTLEHVYSLFPRLSERASQLAGTLSGGEQQMVAVGRALMGRPSVLVVDEPSLGLSPLMTQTVFGALKAVNEEGVSVLLVEQNVGLSLRLAARAYVLENGQVVKEGSGAQLLADPAVREAYLAL